In Helianthus annuus cultivar XRQ/B chromosome 3, HanXRQr2.0-SUNRISE, whole genome shotgun sequence, a single window of DNA contains:
- the LOC110877629 gene encoding 2-oxoglutarate-dependent dioxygenase DAO — MARVRVPVIDMQKVEGSSEEIVKAFEEWGCFRMVNHGVPSQLMADMKALTASLFDLPEEIQDEMANTKHGMGYIKRGVINPFYESLSISNILSIDNLCDNLVVSTHQREIIYKYTQAIHDLARLLGHKLMKGHGLVGDLFDDGWCCELRMIKYHFCQESVGLSGTDLHSDHTFLTILLDDENLNGLQVVDKYSGEFVTIDHVPDTLVVNVGDIGKIWSNGRYCNVLHKVRCLEPKVCYSIAFFMFGPTDTKVEAPSKLVDTDHPRLYVPFDYKEYKQVRTTKRAITGGAVDLFSINSTP, encoded by the exons ATGGCGAGAGTGAGAGTTCCAGTAATAGACATGCAAAAGGTTGAGGGATCGAGTGAAGAAATAGTGAAGGCATTTGAGGAATGGGGTTGCTTTAGGATGGTCAACCATGGTGTCCCGTCGCAGCTCATGGCAGATATGAAGGCCTTGACGGCCTCGCTCTTTGATCTTCCGGAGGAAATCCAAGACGAGATGGCTAATACTAAGCATGGCATGGGGTACATCAAACGTGGCGTGATAAATCCATTTTACGAGAGTCTCAGTATCAGTAACATTTTATCTATAGACAACTTATGTGACAACCTTGTTGTTTCCACTCACCAAAG GGAGATTATATACAAATATACACAAGCTATTCATGATCTAGCCCGACTTCTTGGGCACAAACTGATGAAAGGACACGGTTTGGTCGGGGATTTGTTCGATGACGGATGGTGCTGCGAATTAAGAATGATCAAATATCATTTTTGTCAGGAAAGTGTAGGGTTATCAGGCACCGATTTGCACTCTGACCATACGTTTCTTACTATTTTACTGGACGATGAAAACTTGAATGGCCTTCAGGTGGTTGACAAATACTCCGGCGAGTTTGTTACGATTGATCACGTTCCTGACACACTGGTTGTCAATGTCGGCGACATCGGCAAG ATTTGGAGCAATGGGAGATATTGCAATGTGCTTCACAAAGTACGTTGTTTGGAACCAAAAGTATGTTATTCGATTGCCTTTTTTATGTTTGGACCAACCGATACAAAGGTGGAAGCACCATCAAAATTGGTTGACACGGATCACCCTCGTCTTTATGTTCCCTTTGATTATAAGGAATACAAGCAAGTTCGAACAACAAAGCGAGCAATCACCGGTGGTGCCGTTGACCTATTCAGCATCAACTCCACTCCATAA